From the genome of Haemophilus parainfluenzae:
GCCTTTCATCGCCGGAATATGTACCGGTCTGCCAGTTTGGCTTGCGATAAGAAGAGAGATAATGATATGATTAAGTTGCATGATTTGTACTCCTTGCTGGGATATAAGTTATGTGCCAACCTCTGATAGTGACCGCTATCGGAGGTTTCTTTTTTGTGTTACCACGAAAATAAGTATATAAGACATAAAAGCATAAATCAATATTTATTTTTTTATATTTTAACATAAAAACATACTTATACTTAAACATGAATATGTTTTTATGTTGAATCATTGTCATTGTTATCAGTTTTATCTATGATGATGGCATTGTTTTAGCCAACACTGAAAAAGTGTTGGACTTAAAATGGACGACGTGGCTTATATTTCCGCGTTCCTGGCGAAAGGGTAGGGATTTGCAATATCACTAAGTGTTCTATATCACTAAAACAATAAAAGCATAAATAAATATTTATGCTTTTATTTTCATACGTATTTGTTTTTTTATTTAAACATACATCTTCGACTAAATGGCTTACGGGCGCATTTGCTCGATAACGCTTGATTAATAGAGTCCTCGTTGGAATCTGGACACAATTTTAAAAAATTACGACGTTTCTTTAACGTTTCGTGTGGTTTTTTAGCCCGAATTGAATAGAACTTATTTAACGGCGGATGACATTCCGGCGTTTTCGCCGCGTCTTTTGGTGATGATAAGCAGAGTAGAGCTTCACAGGCGGTTTTGGTATCTCCGGTTAATTCATCCACAGCATGACTTACCTGGCTCATACTGCATAAGGCAAGACATATCATAGCGATTTTAAAGGGCTTTTTCATTTTTAACTCCTCTTCTAAAAGTAATATTGACATTATTTTTTAA
Proteins encoded in this window:
- a CDS encoding TrbM/KikA/MpfK family conjugal transfer protein, whose amino-acid sequence is MKKPFKIAMICLALCSMSQVSHAVDELTGDTKTACEALLCLSSPKDAAKTPECHPPLNKFYSIRAKKPHETLKKRRNFLKLCPDSNEDSINQALSSKCARKPFSRRCMFK